Proteins encoded by one window of Halorubrum ruber:
- a CDS encoding Rrf2 family transcriptional regulator, with product MSSIELTSSQKSILSALINLYGEQEDAVKGEAIAEEVDRNPGTIRNQMQSLKALQLVEGVPGPKGGYKPTSNAYEALDIQRMDEPADVPIFHAGEQLDGVNVDGIDLSSVHHPELCRAEIHVQGSVRDFHEGDSVTVGPTPLSKLVIDGTVDGKDDTANILILRIDDMRAPDEPAEH from the coding sequence CGATCGAGCTCACGTCGAGCCAGAAAAGCATCCTCTCGGCTCTCATTAACCTGTACGGGGAGCAGGAGGACGCCGTGAAGGGCGAGGCGATCGCCGAGGAAGTCGACCGCAACCCCGGGACGATCCGCAACCAGATGCAGAGCCTCAAGGCCCTCCAGCTGGTCGAGGGGGTACCCGGCCCGAAGGGCGGCTACAAGCCCACCTCGAACGCCTACGAGGCGCTCGACATCCAGCGCATGGACGAGCCGGCCGACGTCCCGATCTTCCACGCGGGCGAGCAGCTCGACGGAGTCAACGTCGACGGGATCGACCTCTCCAGCGTCCACCACCCCGAGCTGTGCCGGGCGGAGATCCACGTTCAGGGCTCGGTCCGCGACTTCCACGAGGGCGACAGCGTCACCGTCGGCCCGACGCCGCTCTCGAAGCTCGTCATCGACGGCACCGTCGACGGCAAAGACGACACCGCGAACATTCTCATCCTGCGGATCGACGACATGCGGGCGCCCGACGAGCCGGCCGAGCACTGA